The nucleotide window tgtacttatattaatatgtcattcttgtgttaatattatgtttcgtAGATTGAGTCTACTCCCTATCTATTTACcttctctattttattttccaatatcTAAAATGATtggtcatttttttatttgtgatctTAGGTAGATTTTCTTGGAAAAGGACCCATATCCCTAATTTGATGTAAATTGTTTACGAGATTCGGACAATCTGGTTACTTCCGGAAATCTATCACATCGCCGAATTGGAACTCAATTAATTGAGAAGTGAAGTATATTGACAAAATTAAGAATGAACATGTCAATATAGTGTCTTGAACGTAAGGTATAATGTGATACATTCTTCTTATATGGTACAAACCTGTGCAAAGGAGCAAACATCACCGATGCCGAGAACACTGACGGTGAAGTTTCGGTAGAAGTCAACGATGTCTAGCGCGCGGGAACGCAGAGAGAACAATAGGAACGGACACAACAGAGGACTGAGCAGCTCAAACAATATGTATacctgaaattataaaataataagttaaatatacaattcatacataaaatcacgcctttttacataggggtagacagagactaaagaacgcctcttggtacgatccttacattACAATctctcttgcctcattcattTCCATACATCTTATTATACAGAACAgccgctggttacgagtactacgcacggCACCTGACCTTTAACCTAAGTCAAatatatgacaaaaaatatattctggaGTAGCCAAAATATATATGCATTCGCCAGATTACGCTAAGCTTTAATTGTACATAGTGCAATTATCTGACTTCGATAAAGACTTAAAAGATGTTTGTCATTTCTTTTGatagtaaaggaaaacattgcTTCTCCTAAATATTCACGAGGTATTAATATGGAAAGTAATATGATCATCGATATTCTCAGCTATGTATCACGCACTGCATTATAAAGAAATAGTAATATATACAGTAgggttattttttaagaatGGGCAATGATAAGtaatgaaaaatactttcacTAATTCAGCGTACAGGTGGATTATCTTGAGATCAAATTTTTGTTACGCCAGCCACCGTTCTATCGACTGCGAAGGGTGATCACAATACGAATGCTTAATTGACTATAATACAGAGATGTATTCGATAATACCTATAAATACTCACTGCTCTAAATTGGAAGAGTTGCTGGAAGTGCGCGGCGACGTCCTTGGTGTGTGCTCGTCCCTTCCACGCCGCGGGCAGATAGTGCACGTGCCCTAACACTTGCACGAACAGCTCCTCGCCCCGCGCCGGCCCTGTACAACCGCCGCCTAGGCGTTCCTCTTCACCAATCAAAGCCCTGGAAGAAACAAACCGATGTTAGAGCAGTGTTCCCAACCAGTGGACCGCCGACCACCGGTGGTCCGCAGCAGTCAGAATATAGTCCGcgaatgatattaaaattttaaattttcaggatgattacattttatttttaatatacttacatagtggtccctgctaacaagaataatataaaagtggtcccggactaagaaaaggttgggaacccctttGTTAGAGAAATAAACTATATCAGTGATAAGTTCAAATCAAATCTTTGAATactataactaatatttttaggaAGGATCAGATATTGAACACGTTAGGGAGGCTTATGCTGTAGTTTCAAAGTGGACGGTggcgaatataataatataatatataataaaatcacgTTTCCTTTCCCTTTTCTACCTAACGACAAAGACCATAGGACTATAAAACAGTCAGAGAATTTAATCTttcgttataaatattattaatatatgttATAAATTACACCACACAATAAAATTCTGTCTGCAACTAATGGTGGTACCAATTTTATCtattgtgtataatattttctctgaaaagcttttaataaattaaaacttactgAGGATGTACTAACAAAGAACTACTACTACTGGATAAGTTTCGGTCAAAAAACAGTATCAAGATACTATGAACAAAAAGAAGGTCGAAAATCATTCACCGTTAATAGACAATAGAGCATTCCGAGTTCGTGTATTACGATATTTGTAATACACGCGGAGGCGTGTGGTCCGTTAATTGACTTAATTGCAAGTAATCGTTTACATAAACAACGCGATAAGTGAGGTCGGAACACCTCGGCCTCAAGTGTCTCACTATCACTAAATAAATCGTATTATATGAATCGCACGCTTCCCACAAATGACAGATAACACAGCCTAGTTAGTACCTGAGTTATTGGAATGACACAATGACCTACACAAACGTAAGGGAGTAAATTTAAACGAAGACTCATGTAACTGTTATTGTGTCTGGTACAGCGGCACTAAATGAATAATACTACAAACGAATTAACTCAATGCATTTACTGAAACTAAACTAGTCCGACAGTACTTTTCGTGAACTCGATAAACACGATCTCCAATTAGAAGTGGGATTGATCTTATATAGAGGAATATATCTAAACCTCCAAAAACTTTGCAAAACTAGAACAGCAACCAACAACTTTTGTTCTACGAGTTCTGACATAACTCATACATGACAAAAAAGTGattttcaagtttttattgtacggTCATAGCATTAGCAAGcgtatgttttacaaataacacGGTCAATATATACCTTACAAGGTAAATCAAATGTGATAGTTACCTAGCCGCAGCTAAGATGCACCCGAGTATAGTGATGATGCTCAGTACATGTTCCACAGTGAGTACATCCTCGTCGTACACCGACAACACAACTAACACGCCAAGCACGCTCGCTGATAGAAACACCACGTTCCTGGAAAGAAAACATAAGCAACATTTAGAAAAAGGCCAGGCTTTCATATGTCTTAAGGTTTAACAAAAGGCAACATTTAGAATTTAGGAAAGGGCCAGGGTTTCAAATGTCTTAAGGTTTATGGAACAAAAATAGGGGTTATAGAACTCTTATGTTTGTACGATTATTATTTCACCCAAGATTAATATTTGCGAATCTTGCAAATCCTCATCATTTTCCTTTGTTTAGCTATTcatattctaaattttattgaGTTGAATTACCTACGGAATACCAAGAACTACTCTTGACGCTAGGCTAGCCCATAagaagtgatttttttataataataaccagCAAGAACAATGTGACCATGAATGTTAGAATCGACAACATAgtattattagttttgtaaaattaaatagcatTCAGCTTCAATCAGTCCATACACGTTTCAAATAAATCACTTAACAAAAAAAGAAGCAACATGTGCCAAAACAACATCTAACATTCATTCACGGAGCCAAACATCGTAGAACACACATTAGTACGCGGGACAGTTGCCAAACTACGCGACtcttattttcaatacaaacaaactcAGCTGCAGTAAAAATAGCACATTGTTTACGTAATTTTTATCGGTCATCTACAAAACTGCAATGTCATTCTGTTTTCTAAATGTCATTAGAGATTGTTTTCTTCTAAATATACTGAATACAATAAATGTAGATTTTGATTTTCATGATGATAAGGTAACAATGGattctttgttattttaaaagtagatGTCAATACACGAGTAGCGAAAGTatgaatcataaaaaaaatctgaataatGTCCCTTACATATTCTACAAGATATCATAAAAAATCGACACATACAGAATACTAATCTATTCTTTCTATTtcaataagatttttaattgtGTCGCAATAAATACTGTAGAAATTGTACAACTGCGTCATTCATAAAAATGACATTGCAACTACCCTTTACTAAACAAGTGATCTGAACTCATTGGCTCAGAATTTTAAGAGTATGAAATCtctaatactatttttattaagtcaATTAGCTTCATCAATGCATGAATAACGAGTAATATAGCAAACAGTTTAATAAAAGAACGTCAAGACAAGACATTTTTAAACGTAAACATACAACTTGTCACAATAAATGGTGTTTTCGCTTGGAATTGAGTCTTTAGGCTTcaaatactgaaatattgatTCACCTTTAAGTAGTACTTACTTAGCAATAACAGTAGTGATAGGCGATGAGAAACTGGATAGGTATTTGGTAGCTGGCTTGTGAGCCCTGTTCAGTCTGTCTCGTAGTTCGTGTTCCAGCTCGTTGAAGTGCCGCAGTGTTATCCGCGCGTATAACGACCAAGTGCGGAGTCCCAGCGACGCCGGCGAGCGTTTGATtaactaaaacataatattacatatttattgtatatgGAGTTAAGATACTTTTGGTTTAAAAGcgttttaatgatattatggtTAGTCATTTAAAAATACCACTTTATTAAGTACCATTTAAAGTCTTCATAACTGAAGACTGTCCAGTACATAATAAATCCCTCAGAATTTATAGACAGCAGTTCTTTTAATAGCTGTATAAGTAAATAACAGCGAGTCTATAACATTGCACTTGTTTTCCTCCAGTTTCAAAAATACAGCTTTAGAAACAGATAGGTGATTTATGATTTAACTATGATTGTTCAGTCAAGACATTAACGTCTTATGATTATTTCTATGTGTGTAAGCAtccttgaaaataattttaggaACCAGTTTATTAATAGTTAATAGATGTGATCAACCAATAATATTAGCAATAGCGCAGATGGCAATCAAGCAATTAAAATTTGACTTATGTGCACAGTATTGCTTCTATATTTACCTCGGCATAATTGAAGAAAAAGTAGAGTATTTGCCAGGCTTGTATAAGTGGTGCAAGAAGCAGGTTGACTAACGCCAACCACATTATCTGTTTCTCGAGCTGTCTTGCGAGCATCATCCTTTTGGAGTGATCCTTGTAGCATTCCCGAAGCTGCCAACAATTCTCCCATGGACTCCAGGGACTAGCTgtgaaaattattactttaatcaTTCTGTCTAcacataaaaagttattatgagACTAAAGTTATCATTTCATTTACACACTTCAAGAAGTATgcttatttttaagttttaggTAATGACGTAACTTATTTAGGgctcaaataatatatttgtcaaaaaatagGACTGCACGTGTTTCCACAAATGTTAGTCGACCATTAGTTTGAGAGACTAGAGTCACATAAACAAAAGCAAAGATGTATAAATCAGGCAGAATATAGttaatacttacaaaataataaaaactctaAATTCCATTTTAACCCTCTTGATAAATAATGGAAATCGCAAACATGAGGCACTCGTATTTGTAATGGAAGTAGATTTTTGTTAACCATTGCCACCATATAATTGGTAAATCTgtgaaaagaaaacatttctttAGGAACTAGTTTTACATTATCTCGTGTAATAAATggaactttataatattataccatAATAACCATTAAACCAGGACTTTACAGTTCTATTCTAAAAGCAAATCTTATTTCAAACATCGATATTTCCAAGAGTGTAACGTAAATAAAGTGTTGGGATTCATAAACAAAGATAAAGAAGGCAGAGAGCTCGACCTGGACATTGCACTcaatgcaaaaataattatgtttaattcatATCGATACCAGCCACGGTCGAATTGCATTATCcagtttcatattttaaaccatGGATCTACAAATGGCCTGTTTTTGTAGGTCCAATGTCAAATCCGTGGTTTCAAACATACATTACTTTGATTTGCATATATTGAAGGTATAGTAACCAATAAGGTTTACTGGTAAAATGtaaatgatttttctttatttctgaGAAAAATACACTTCTACCACAGAAAAACAGTTCTTctaacagttattttaattccATAGTGTTACgtctttcaaattaatattgagTTATTAAGATGGGTACACATTTCGCATTTTACATAGcaagtaatcaaataaaatagcaCCCATACATTATAAAGCAGGAGTACTCTCTTGCTCCACACAACATAATATTCAATGCTCAAACTTTACCACATCTGGTTTATTTCAGCTCAAAATATGTGCAAGTGTTTACATTTCACTGACAATAACGGCGGATCCttgataaatattaatcaatggTTGTTGATATAACTTGAACACAGCTATGGCCACCCGACCACAATACTTCGGTATCATATAGGTCTAGTTTTGCAAGAGAATGCATATAAGCATACAAACATGTTCAAACGATTATGCAATGTCAATTGAATGCGATAGAAACTGTTCTATTGATATTAATGAACAGTTTTGATGTCTAAACAAACATGTATACTTTGTTTCTCAGTGTTTTAAATCAAAGTCAATGAGATTACATAAGATATCTTTATGATGAATCAGTAATCATCATAAGTAGCAAACACAAATGTTATATTAACTTGTACtagaatttgaaattaattaagcaACTACATATTACTCAATTTTACTTTTAGGCATGTAGAACATATTtggcaagaaaaaaatatgaaaatgattaTGAATTCTTTGACCATGATACAGAATATGTTATTCTTCAATGATACAAGTACTAGCAAGCGTGACAATGAGACTGCGACCTAGAGCCTGTATAGCACTGTCTCTTATAAGGGCACTTAGACTTCTTTGACTTGTGACAGTGTGATATCACTACCTCATACGAAAAACTATCTATAAAGTTAAAAAGCAAATATATATGTATAGCTAATTAGATTTTCGTTGTATACTTGAAAGCTTTTATTCTTTACTGGCTATACTCTAGGAAATTAATTGATAACACAATATTGGCCCAAAattacagataatattattttcaagtaatttttaagTAGTCTTTGGCAATAACTTAGTGAATGATATAGGCATTTAAAGTGGTTTAAGGGTGGTGTAAAGGTTTATTATTACCTGAGTATTCGATGGTATATGTCTAATTCGTTGATCTCTTGCTTATGGACGCACATGTGGTGTTCGGGCTGCGCTTCTCTCACACGCTCCTGTATTGTAGACCAGTTCACCCAAACTAAATCACTCTGGAAATAAAATCAACactgtaaatattgtttacacCCCAAGTCTTTATTGAGCAGTCTTCTTCAAAGAATGAATAAATGTGTTGTGTCTGTCACCGGGAAAAGATTGATGGTTCTTGTGGACATGTCCTGAAGTGTACAATCCAATCTCAATTCCAAAAGGAAAGGACATGTTCAAAGATGTGGTCTTCCtcttaaatgtttcaaaatggTTGTTGTTGTAGAGACTGGTTCTTGAACTATAATGTCCATCCCGCACACCAGGTGTTTCATTATCCAAGGACATCAATGTATCATATTGCATATAATATCCAATGTGACAAATAGTTTAATGATGGGCAGGTCAGATATTCTGCTGccaatacaatacaattatcTATTTGTTTATCATTTGTCATCTATAATACTACTGACCCAGTTGACTATCAAAGTTTGAGTGATGTTATCAAAATCAACTTACCTCCTTAATTTTCAatgcattattataaaataactttatatcataAGCATAATATAAATGGTATGCTGATATTACAAGTCTCATCAACCAAATAATAGCTGACAATGTTATGAGACACcacctaaaacaaataaaaatacatttttaccccttataacaataaaacagccttataataattcaataagaTAAATTCGCAGTTAGCAACTAAATATTATCAATCGCTAATTGAACATAACATATTGCATAGGTATCTAATTTTCCTGTACTCCTCAGAACAAAAATAGAGCAGAAATCATATGTTACGATTTTAAGTAAAGTAATACAGGAAGCTGTTTCAATTCATCCTTAGTACATTATTCATAAcatatattactttatattattgttgataATGTAGTTtactattcatttttatatatatcgCATGCTAGCACAGCCACCGAAACAATTGAGTATCAAAATTGCAATCTAGTAATTGACAGGATAAAGCTTGATGTAAAAATTGGTCTTTAAAATGATTGCACACATCAACCTTCATACCTTTATCACATACACAATAACTACGCAGGCAATAGACAAACTACAGGTCATATTTAAGTACCCAAATGATTTAACAGCTGCATCGCTAAACCAGTACGGACATTTTGAGATGCCCCGattatgtcaaaaaaaaaaaaaaacaaaaaatattattatgctaaaatcaacataatagaattgcttacataaataaatataaatgctgATTTTAACTCTAGTCAAATATACAAACTTAACTCCTCAGTAATTCAAAGTTTGTTGTTTC belongs to Anticarsia gemmatalis isolate Benzon Research Colony breed Stoneville strain chromosome Z, ilAntGemm2 primary, whole genome shotgun sequence and includes:
- the Atg9 gene encoding autophagy-related protein 9 translates to MAHFGKRDVTYSALDNELTPPLAGLAESTNAAPTMITLDHEHEDANKVIIHKVPKNKGGWTHIDDLDSFFTRMYRYYVRGGFYPMIMSDLFYLLQFIFIVWFSTFLVYCVDYTKLFRNDPDMNRTDKLSLNDVIYPTSVCVTHISWKWWCLITLSAIIWLMRLVISAYHLYYAYDIKLFYNNALKIKESDLVWVNWSTIQERVREAQPEHHMCVHKQEINELDIYHRILRFTNYMVAMVNKNLLPLQIRVPHVCDFHYLSRGLKWNLEFLLFSSPWSPWENCWQLRECYKDHSKRMMLARQLEKQIMWLALVNLLLAPLIQAWQILYFFFNYAELIKRSPASLGLRTWSLYARITLRHFNELEHELRDRLNRAHKPATKYLSSFSSPITTVIAKNVVFLSASVLGVLVVLSVYDEDVLTVEHVLSIITILGCILAAARALIGEEERLGGGCTGPARGEELFVQVLGHVHYLPAAWKGRAHTKDVAAHFQQLFQFRAVYILFELLSPLLCPFLLFSLRSRALDIVDFYRNFTVSVLGIGDVCSFAQLDIRKHGHPDWQTPGKMKGGSNTQYDQGEGGKTELSLVAFSCRHPGWQPSEPSQRQFLKSLRQSMHHAIPATNHLNKTMLGSYIQQSLFGAVTPLPAVLSYYPQQRQQYRLPDMDETSDEDEGPGPARSMSVPRSPTIALAGVSSALGTSALGLEVSAQAPTDDTQDMSVSTLHLYDLHLSQAGQSLSCCTNKCSERPRSNRWGGTDGEETPLLHRP